Part of the Debaryomyces hansenii CBS767 chromosome C complete sequence genome is shown below.
ACCGATCTCTATTGTAGATCCCGACGCGCTGCCCTTAGGTTTGTTAGGCGATATCCTGtctttcaacttcttgaaaGTGCTGTATAGATTCTCCATAGCTTTCACACGATCAGCAGCTCCTTTAATCTTTTGTACGACAAAATTTCAAGCAAAATTGGTCCGATAGATCGTGGTATAATACATCATTTCTACCACCAGTCCAACTCATTTAGAtgtaaatattgatttggtgtgtatataataatgtcGGACGACATTCATAAATAGTCCAATTCACACGACTTCTAGCGCGACATTGAcggtgaaaaatttctctCGTTGGACATATTATAACAAAATATCTGCTCTGACTAAGgtaagaatatatatataacaGATTGTTATTTGTATAAGATGATACGTCCAACGTCTAACCCTAGCACGGCATTGGGCAGAATTGGTATAAATGTTCAACAAGTGCGTTTcttaaaaagaaaattagCATATCCACAAGCATATAAACCTCAAGTACCTCCATTAACTCACAGGAAAAAGGATCACACAAGTTATTTTCAAAGACATTTGAAGGGATGGTTAGGGCCTGTCAATGCGAGAGGTGAATACTACAGAAACAAATACTACTACCCACCTCAAGATCACAAGCCACGTTATGTGGTGCCGGATGGTAATACAATTATTGATCCAAGCAAGCCACAGGTATCGGACGATAGAAGATACAACGACACAAAGAGAAATCCTTCATTACAACCATTTCCATTTAACCCTCATTGCAGGACCGCATCTGTTATCCCTAACGACTTGAAGGCCAAGATCTACGAAGAAGTCACTCAAAATGGAATGCACAGTCAGGAAGTAGCCCACAAGTATGGGATCAAAATAACCAGGGTAGAAGCTATTGTCAAATTACAACAAATTGAACAGCAatggaaagaagaagtatGTATAACCAATTTTAGGAGATAAAACGTGATTACAATGATGAAACAGTTTAAAATTCGATTAGTCTTGAAGACCTCAACATGGTTAAAACAGCATTCAATTCCTGATAAAAATCACGTTTATTCGCCTTACACTTTATTGTGCTTGTACAATAGGAATACTAACCCCATATAGAACTCTATAAGCGAAGACTTGAACAAGTTCTCCGACGTCATGTATCGTATGTTCCCATTATACGAACCACCAGTCGAAGCCGAAAACTTGAC
Proteins encoded:
- a CDS encoding mitochondrial 37S ribosomal protein MRPS35 (similar to uniprot|P53292 Saccharomyces cerevisiae YGR165w); translated protein: MIRPTSNPSTALGRIGINVQQVRFLKRKLAYPQAYKPQVPPLTHRKKDHTSYFQRHLKGWLGPVNARGEYYRNKYYYPPQDHKPRYVVPDGNTIIDPSKPQVSDDRRYNDTKRNPSLQPFPFNPHCRTASVIPNDLKAKIYEEVTQNGMHSQEVAHKYGIKITRVEAIVKLQQIEQQWKEENSISEDLNKFSDVMYRMFPLYEPPVEAENLTEIPTPQRTLHQRFLTISESEPFGPVDAAKLFDLEPAQETLNKLTEFTSDEDSTKIKLNKVVVGSEKEGDKNVFKFTQSKSGDVGFRYGASRRDRKKDRAIGFDGEGKMIYT